One genomic window of Anaeromicrobium sediminis includes the following:
- the pnp gene encoding polyribonucleotide nucleotidyltransferase, which yields MERTFTTTIGNRTLEVETGKVAQLANGSAVLRYGDTVVLVTAVASDEPKAGIDFFPLSVDYEERFYSVGKIPGGFIKREGRPTEKAVLTARLIDRPIRPLFPKGFRNDVQVIATVMSVDQDCTPDIVSMIGSSVALSISDIPFDGPTASVCIGLVDGEFVTNPTSAQREESKMHLVVSGTKDAIMMVEAGAEMVSEEVMLNAIMFAHEEIKKIITFIEGIVAEIGKEKREVELQKVDPEIDGKVRLFATEKMASAIKTVEKLERSEKMDKVKEETLIHFEEEYPENLKDVDSVLSQIIKEQVRSMITKEGIRPDNRSESEIRPISCDVSLLPRAHGTGLFTRGQTQALTVATLGAIGDAQVIDGLGERESKRYMHHYNFPPYSVGEARFLRGPGRREIGHGALAERALVPVIPSEEKFPYTIRLVSEVLSSNGSSSQASVCGSTLALLDAGVPIAEPVAGIAMGLIKEEEKVAILSDIQGMEDFLGDMDFKVAGTKDGITAIQMDIKIHGIDKAILTRALEQARVGRLHILDKMNEVISTPREEMSPYAPRITSMTINTEKIRELIGPGGKTINKIIDETDVKIDINDDGKVFIMAQSLEQADKAIKMIEAIVKDVEVGQIYLGKVMRILKFGAFVEVLPGKEGLVHISQIAKEKIPQVEDVLKVGDEILVKVTEIDKQGRVNLSRKAVLIEQEKEKEKANEK from the coding sequence ATGGAGAGGACATTTACTACAACCATTGGTAATAGAACCTTAGAAGTTGAAACTGGTAAAGTTGCTCAACTTGCTAATGGTTCAGCCGTATTAAGATATGGTGATACAGTAGTATTAGTTACTGCTGTGGCATCAGATGAACCAAAAGCTGGAATAGACTTCTTCCCTCTTAGTGTAGATTATGAGGAAAGATTTTATTCTGTTGGAAAAATTCCAGGTGGATTTATTAAAAGGGAAGGTAGACCAACTGAAAAAGCTGTTTTAACAGCTAGACTTATAGATAGACCTATAAGACCATTGTTCCCAAAGGGATTTAGAAATGATGTACAAGTTATAGCTACTGTAATGTCTGTAGACCAAGACTGTACACCAGATATTGTTTCTATGATAGGTTCTTCTGTAGCACTATCAATTTCAGATATTCCATTTGATGGGCCAACAGCTTCCGTATGCATTGGCTTAGTAGATGGAGAGTTTGTAACAAACCCAACTTCAGCTCAAAGAGAAGAAAGCAAGATGCACTTAGTAGTATCAGGAACAAAGGATGCTATTATGATGGTTGAAGCAGGAGCTGAAATGGTATCAGAAGAGGTTATGCTAAATGCTATCATGTTTGCCCATGAAGAGATAAAGAAGATAATTACATTCATCGAAGGTATAGTTGCAGAGATTGGTAAAGAAAAACGAGAAGTAGAACTGCAAAAAGTAGATCCTGAGATAGATGGAAAGGTTAGATTATTTGCTACGGAGAAAATGGCATCTGCAATTAAAACTGTAGAAAAATTAGAACGTAGCGAAAAAATGGACAAAGTAAAGGAAGAAACTCTAATACACTTTGAAGAAGAGTATCCAGAGAATTTAAAGGATGTAGACTCTGTATTAAGTCAAATCATTAAAGAGCAAGTTAGATCCATGATTACTAAGGAAGGTATAAGACCTGATAATAGAAGTGAAAGTGAAATTAGACCTATATCTTGTGATGTATCATTACTTCCTCGTGCCCATGGAACAGGCTTATTTACTAGAGGTCAAACTCAAGCTTTAACTGTAGCTACATTAGGAGCTATAGGAGATGCTCAAGTTATAGATGGTCTAGGAGAAAGGGAAAGCAAGAGATACATGCACCATTATAACTTCCCACCATATAGTGTAGGTGAAGCAAGATTTTTAAGAGGACCAGGTAGAAGGGAAATTGGACATGGGGCCTTAGCAGAAAGAGCTTTAGTTCCTGTTATTCCTAGTGAAGAAAAATTCCCTTATACTATTAGATTAGTATCTGAAGTACTAAGTTCTAACGGAAGTTCTTCTCAAGCATCTGTATGTGGAAGTACATTAGCTCTATTAGATGCTGGAGTGCCAATTGCTGAGCCAGTTGCAGGTATTGCTATGGGTCTTATTAAGGAAGAGGAAAAAGTTGCTATTTTAAGTGATATACAAGGAATGGAAGATTTCCTAGGAGATATGGACTTTAAAGTGGCTGGTACTAAGGATGGTATCACTGCAATTCAAATGGATATTAAGATCCATGGAATAGACAAAGCGATTTTAACTAGAGCATTAGAACAAGCTAGAGTTGGAAGATTACATATATTAGATAAAATGAATGAGGTTATTTCTACTCCAAGAGAAGAAATGTCACCATATGCACCAAGAATTACAAGCATGACTATTAACACAGAGAAGATTAGAGAATTAATTGGACCTGGAGGAAAGACTATAAATAAAATTATAGATGAGACTGACGTTAAAATTGATATTAATGACGATGGAAAGGTATTTATAATGGCTCAAAGCTTAGAACAAGCAGACAAAGCTATTAAAATGATAGAAGCCATTGTTAAAGATGTGGAAGTTGGACAAATTTATTTAGGTAAAGTAATGAGAATTCTTAAATTTGGAGCTTTCGTAGAAGTGTTACCAGGAAAAGAAGGATTAGTACATATTTCTCAAATTGCTAAGGAAAAAATTCCTCAAGTTGAAGACGTCCTTAAAGTAGGGGATGAAATCCTAGTTAAAGTTACTGAAATCGATAAGCAAGGAAGAGTAAACTTATCTAGAAAAGCAGTTTTAATAGAACAAGAAAAGGAAAAAGAAAAAGCAAATGAGAAATAG
- a CDS encoding bifunctional riboflavin kinase/FAD synthetase, which yields MKVIRRLSDVNINDDTGVALGNFDGVHIGHQTLLVNLVETCRLKNLKSVVYTFSNHPRAFTSENGAPKRIMNLNKKISTLGELGIDYVILVTFDEFQMKLKAESFVRDILKNTLKMKSCIVGFNYKFGYKAQGDIHLLRTLSKDYDYELNEIDSIEIQRQTVSSTNIRSLIRDGNIQRANLFLGKKYSINGQVIEGKKVGRKMGVPTANIKLEKNMLTPSPGVYLTKVNIDGRLYDSITNVGYNPTFSQEEINIETHIMDFREDIYGKNIEVHFIDRIREEKKFPSVTELTIQLKKDIALAKNFFEKRQFTIW from the coding sequence ATGAAGGTAATAAGAAGGTTAAGTGATGTAAACATTAATGATGATACGGGTGTTGCTTTAGGCAACTTTGATGGCGTACATATAGGACATCAAACCCTACTAGTGAATTTAGTAGAGACATGTAGACTTAAAAACTTAAAAAGTGTAGTATATACCTTTTCAAATCATCCTAGGGCTTTTACAAGTGAGAATGGTGCACCAAAGAGAATAATGAATTTGAATAAAAAAATAAGTACATTGGGTGAATTAGGAATAGATTATGTAATATTAGTGACCTTTGATGAATTTCAGATGAAATTAAAGGCAGAGAGCTTTGTAAGAGATATTTTAAAAAACACTTTGAAGATGAAAAGTTGTATTGTAGGTTTCAATTACAAGTTTGGATATAAGGCCCAAGGAGATATACACTTACTTAGGACCTTATCAAAGGATTATGATTATGAATTAAATGAAATAGATTCTATTGAAATTCAAAGACAAACTGTGAGCAGTACCAATATTAGATCTTTAATAAGGGATGGAAATATTCAAAGAGCCAATTTGTTTTTAGGAAAAAAATATTCAATAAATGGACAAGTGATAGAAGGCAAAAAGGTAGGACGCAAGATGGGCGTGCCAACTGCTAACATTAAGTTAGAAAAGAATATGTTAACTCCATCTCCAGGTGTATATTTAACAAAGGTGAATATAGATGGCAGATTATATGATAGTATTACTAATGTGGGATACAACCCTACCTTTAGTCAAGAAGAAATTAACATAGAAACTCATATAATGGATTTCCGTGAAGATATATATGGTAAAAACATAGAAGTACATTTTATAGATAGGATTAGGGAAGAAAAGAAATTTCCGAGTGTCACAGAGCTGACTATTCAATTAAAGAAGGACATAGCTCTCGCTAAAAATTTTTTTGAAAAAAGACAGTTTACAATTTGGTAA
- the truB gene encoding tRNA pseudouridine(55) synthase TruB, which translates to MNGIINILKPPNMTSHDVVGLIRRTLKIKKVGHTGTLDPMACGVLPICVGQATKVSQYLLNDRKKYRCEMVLGSNTDTQDRWGTIVHERPVNVDEEQILGVFEEFKGEILQTPPMYSALKKDGRKLYELAREGKTVERKSRKIYIYNIEVIRILGNNILFDVECSKGTYVRTICEDVGNKLGCGAHMTFLLRTQTGGFHLEDTVTIEDIERLSIEELEKEFYPLDYPIQSFPKVLVHDWAERFLLNGNTIYMKNIKENDELKEDDLVRMYSKDKFIAIGRVKKDKDNNVYIDTDRVFH; encoded by the coding sequence GTGAATGGAATTATAAATATACTAAAGCCTCCTAATATGACCTCACATGATGTGGTCGGATTAATAAGAAGAACATTAAAAATAAAAAAAGTAGGCCATACAGGAACACTAGATCCAATGGCATGTGGGGTTTTACCTATATGTGTAGGGCAGGCTACGAAGGTAAGTCAATATCTACTTAATGATAGAAAAAAATACAGATGTGAAATGGTTTTAGGATCTAATACAGATACACAAGATAGATGGGGAACTATAGTTCATGAAAGACCTGTGAATGTGGATGAAGAACAAATACTTGGAGTTTTTGAAGAATTTAAAGGTGAAATTCTTCAAACGCCTCCTATGTATTCGGCTTTAAAAAAAGATGGCAGGAAATTATATGAATTAGCTAGGGAAGGTAAAACTGTAGAAAGAAAAAGTAGGAAAATATACATATATAATATTGAAGTTATTAGAATTTTAGGTAACAATATATTATTTGATGTGGAGTGTTCTAAGGGAACCTATGTTAGAACCATATGTGAAGATGTGGGAAACAAACTTGGGTGTGGGGCACATATGACCTTTCTTTTAAGAACTCAAACAGGTGGTTTCCATTTAGAAGATACAGTTACGATAGAAGATATAGAGAGATTATCTATAGAAGAATTAGAAAAAGAGTTCTATCCCCTAGATTACCCAATACAATCTTTTCCTAAGGTACTAGTACATGACTGGGCTGAGAGATTTCTTTTAAATGGTAATACCATATATATGAAAAATATAAAAGAAAATGATGAATTGAAAGAAGATGACCTAGTAAGAATGTATAGTAAAGATAAGTTTATAGCCATAGGAAGAGTAAAAAAAGATAAGGACAATAATGTATATATTGATACAGATAGAGTATTTCATTAA
- the rpsO gene encoding 30S ribosomal protein S15, with the protein MNKERKTEVISAHKVHDTDTGSPEVQVAILTTRINELNEHLKVHKKDHHSRRGLLKMVGKRRNLLNYLKSKDIERYRAVIKKLGLRK; encoded by the coding sequence ATGAACAAAGAAAGAAAAACTGAAGTAATTTCAGCTCATAAAGTACATGATACTGATACTGGATCTCCAGAAGTACAAGTAGCTATTTTAACTACAAGAATCAACGAGTTAAATGAGCATTTAAAAGTACACAAGAAAGATCACCATTCTCGTCGTGGACTATTAAAGATGGTAGGTAAGAGAAGAAATCTTTTAAACTACTTAAAGAGCAAAGATATCGAAAGATATAGAGCTGTTATTAAAAAGTTAGGATTAAGAAAATAA